The DNA segment ATGCCTCTAGGGTACAACATCATTTCTTCATGAGAATAGATAAGTGTTCTCCACATATATATTCATACACAGTAAGATCATCATCATTCATCTTGTGGCATGTGTTACCATGCTTTTTTATAGTATATACCAACCCATTAGTTTCTCTTTCACTAGTTTTTTACATGAACTGtgttttctctttcatttttcatcacatcattaataattttttttccctttttactTATATATGTAGTAACCCCATCCACAAAAGCTTCACCATTTTGCAAGAGATAATATGCTACGGGGATATTCCAAACATACTTGAGATACAAACTGTAGAGGATTGGCATGGTTGGAACCCTAGCCACCTCTCATGTCTCACTCACAACAATTTTGAGACAGACACCTCTCAAGTCCTATCAAGGTACATGTTGGTCATTGTACGGAAGCATAGCAGAAGAGATCAAAGGAGTGAGAAATAAATTAGTTGagacaaaaattttaaaaattaaaacaatttttatgtCAAGAATGGGATTCGAACCCATGCCCTTTCGGACCAGTACCTGAAACTGGCGCCTTAGACCAACTCGGCCATCTTGACTTATGACATTATatctcataaatatttttatttataagttaatattttatttattgttagcATGGGATAAACataaatgttttaattaaaagtatTGTGATTTTGGGTTTGGGGTTATCTTTTCTACTTCTTTCAAGTTCAATGAATGAACCAAAAATGGAAATAGGGTAACCATTTatgaacataatattttgtttttacttttttttctttggctCTAGTTTTGGTTGTGTCTGTGTGAAGAGAGGGGGAAAAATTAAAGTGTATTTTAgtgtttatgaaaaattaatgacAGGTGATTTATATATTCATGGAAACTATATAGTTCAGGatgatttattcatatattttttatttgggcTAAAAGGTTTATCTTTCTAAAGATGACAAGGCTTTTCTCTTCGGCCCATAAAATGACAAGCCCAATGGATTTAGCAGAAGTGTTTGCAAGTAACACAACTCATAttctttaacaaaaataattttgctACAAATATTCTGTAAACTAAATTACAAAACTTAATATTAGATttgaggatttttttttctttctaggAATCACAAGTATCTTTTAGAGAAGTCGTGTTCAAGCTAAATATAACTATTATGAACAATAATAAGATTTCTTAGGCATTTCTacttagaaaatataaaatatttttatggcAAGAGTTAGTTAGTACACATAATCCATATGATATTatgaaaagaattaaaaaaaattatttaggaTCCCCAAAACCTATATAAGGTAGGTCTGTTCCCTATCCTACCCAAATAATTTAATCTACAATTTGTCCTACATTTTCCCACCCTACAGCCTTGGAAACCCTGTTCAGTCATCTACTTAAACAAGTTTATGCTAATTAATAAGTGTGAAATCATTTTGGTAGGTTTAAGTGAtgttaaaatttagaaaaatatcaCTTTGACATCTATACATTGAATTTGActgataaaatttaaaattatgccattttagtaaaaaaattatcagtTATAATCTGGAAAAGTTGTCAACATATCAACATTCTAAAATTTAAAggtttaattaaactttaaaacataaaaagaggTTTATGGGTCACACAAACATTATCAAACTTAGAATAATAGCTTTGTTGTATGTTTAAATTGATTGATTTGTTATTTGATGATGAAGATTTATCCATAAAAGAAGTAATTAGGGTCTCCAATAGTTAAGTCCATTAGGGCAAACTTAGTAGGTGTTGTACGTGGTCTAACTTTGTGGTTAGCACGATCACATCACACCTAAACCAGTTTAGCCAACAACCCTTTACCAACAACGACCTGCCATCATATTATATTAAAGTTTAAGTATAAATTTGAGAACTAATCAATGTTCATTAAAAAAGACTTCCCAGCTTCTCATTTCAAAGGCTACCAACTATAAACTTCATTCATAATATAAGATACCTATCTAAATCAACATGTACTTGATTGATGGACTGAAACTGAATTCGGTCTTTGTAAATATGGCCTTGAATTGAGTAAAAAAAGAGTTGATAAGAAgagaaaattatgtaaaattatgAGTCATATGGATTAGTGAAGAACAAAACACTGCATACTGATAAAATTATAAGAGAAAAACACATGGTTTGAGAGATAGATTGGCCTGTGTTGTACAGACAAGACAAAGAATTTGATGCAATGATGGATACACACAAAGTGAAAAGGCACTCAAAGCATATTCAAGGACAGGGATTTTACATTCCCTCCAGATGTGCACATTGTGCTATTGGGACATCTGTATTATGCAATAAAAGTCAGAGTCCTATTTAAGATGGAAAAGGCAgaggttaaaaaaatattatttatagataCTTCTTATGACCAAAGATGGCAGTCCCAACATTCCCTTTGTTTAATTGATgctttcaaattattttaagatGTGTTAGGAACCTTCCTGGCTCCTCCTTGAATTTAAGCCCTtggcacacacacacacacactgcATCTACCATTTCACTTCACAAACTTTTTTGGCCCTTTACACACTTTTTTGCAGCTCAAACAGATAAGCAGCAGATATCAAGCAATCTATTTAGGAATCTCTATTAATGTAAGTTCCATGTAGATTTTCATTCATCAGCTATAGATTCTCATTCTTGGTTCCTGTGTGTTTCCTTGCCAGTGTGTGTTGTTTTTGGTTTGAATTGGCATACATACAGCTTTCCTGCCTCAATGGATTCTTTTAAACAAATCTGGGGTGGTGCAGAAGGATGTAGCAGTAGTGAATCTGGTTGGACTATGTATATTGCCTCTCCCATGCAGGAAGATGATGCTGGATGCAGCAATGAAAATTATGGATATCATGACATCTATGGTGAGAACAGGAGAAAGAAGCAAGGGGCCAAAGTAGATGATGCAGAAAGTGATGATTCAATGGCTTCAGATGCTTCTTCAGGTCCTGTTCATTATCACCATGCCTATGGTCACAGCCAAACTAGTCATGGCACCGCGGCCTCTAAGAAAGATAAACAAGATCATGGAAGCAAGTGTTCGAAGAAGAATGCAAACAAACAGGAGAAGAAACGCGTTGACAGCAGAagtaaaaaatgattaaaatgtCCATTGTATATGATGCTGGGATTTTTGTAACCATGCATCTACATAATTTGAATTTGTTGATTTGTACTCACACCTCTCTTCTACCCAAAGGAAATATCCCTAAACATTCTTTGAAGTAATGAATCATAAGTTTTACGCGTTTTGAAACTAAACTCTATGTTGAGTGCTGTTATTCTTTGAATGTGGAAACAAACTTCGAAGCCAGAGGATAAATGCTTGAGCCATGAGAAACACACCACAACTGTGCTTGAATTGAAGCATTATCAGTGGTATTCAAGCCAAATAACACCACCTGAAAAATAACTGATGGTTTTAACTTCCAAGTTCGAGAGTGAGGAATTATAGAGAAGAGGGTCAAATCTTTTATCATGTAACTCACACTTTAGGAGTACTTTATTTTTTACCTCGGTTCAAAATAGAAGTTCATGCCAGATGTGAAGAGAAATGTCTGATCATCCATCAAGACATAATCATCATCATTGATGCAAAACACAACTTAATTAAGGGTGAAAGGACGTTGTAGTTGAAAAACATTAAATGTGAAATTTCCAAATCAAGATGATGAAGAGGTAAAAAGCAGAAAGTTAACTGCAGCAAGAATGTTGAATTGGAACCTGAAACTCTCTTGATGATTACGTACGCAAAAGTTGTATTGAGCTGGTTGACAGAAGAAACAAGAAACATGACACAAGAAAAGTGGCCTGGGGGCAGTTAGAGATGTGGCCAAAAGATTGAGGATAATAGCACAAAAGGAAGAAAGCATTTTCTATCAAAAACCTTCCAATAATGATTCGTGCATGCATGTGTCTGTGCTGCCAAATGGTATGCAGCACGAATGGGGTATGCTCCGCTGGAAAGATGGTAAGGTTTCACATAGTTACACAAATGACAACTAGAAGCAATTAAAGCTTTGTTGCAGTGACAGGGCATTGGCTGGTTATGTGAACTAACTTTCCAAAGATTGGACACGAATGCAACAGCAAGGCAATCACAAGTTTTAGGCTGTATGAGTGACATAAAAACATGAGGGAACACATGACTTGAAAGGAATCATAAAAGGTCGCACTCATATAAAACCAATACagagaattttatttatttttgtttagaaGATAGAAAAGAGtttgttttttctcttttgtcCACGTTTTAGCAAAGAAGGGAAACAATGGGAAGCACTTTGGTGAAAGACCTCATGGTTCAGTGGAAGATGGTAATGGTGAGTCATTGTTAACTTGGAACATTAATCGTAAATGATTTTCATATTTCACATTTATAATATCAATAACTGCTACTTTAGATCTTCAATGGAAATTTTGAGGGCATCAGGATCTGGGATTGCTGCATTGCTCGTAGCTGTTTCCAATTATAAAGTTTCCAAGAGAGGTGTTACATACCATTCACCCTGAACTTTGTCACTTTTCAGAgtttataagttatttttaaatactcAATTGGTTTGTCACCACTTGCAATATCGCTTTCTGATTTGAATAGATTCTTGCATATCAGTTGACAGCAAGTAACGCAGGTAAAGGTAATGATGTGTAAAACCTGAGATCTTACAAATACTTCTTTTAGAGAGTTTACTATCAACAAGAGTTGCAGTGCCCTTAATTCTAAATAACAAGAATTGcgacaaaaaattatttgtgtAAATGTTGCACATGAATTGTGCCAATCCTTGATTCCGCCAAGAAacattaaaagcttttcaatcATTGAGCTCATTATTGAAAAAATCAATATGGGTTTCTCAATCATTGAGTTCATTATTGACACTGAAGACTTCAAAGAAAATTAAACAACAGCCAAGAAGCTCAACACCAACAGAGAAAAACgaaaatttcaaagaaagaaaaatatgagtaCACAGTTACTTCTAACCACTAGCTCAAACACAAGGTAGATTTAGAGGGGAGTGGAAATAAGAAAAGCTAAATGTAAACTAGTTAAAAGGAAAGTTGAACCACTCCTAAATAGTGTTCAAAATATCAGTTACCATTTCAAGACACTGATTCAAGATTTACTATTTCGATCATGATAAAATTAGTCATAATTCCACTATTTTTTTCaatgttaaatttaaataatcttcaattaaatcataaaaaaaagtcgtataatttttttaaaaatgagaaTAGTAACAATTAGGTAGGTAAGGCCTGACATAAAATATTTACAGGGAAACTGTAAAATCTAAGCTCAAACTCAAGAaatgagaaaagaaagaaaaagagaagtaTGCATTTTTCTAAGGAGCATAAAAAGAGTATGAATTTGCATGTTACTCCAGTGGCGTCTAACTTATTCAAACACAAGGAGTAAGTGGAGGAAATGGGAGAGAAAAAGATGGCAGAGTTTGAAACCGATGGCCTCTCCCATAACCAAAAACTGAAGCAAAAATTAGTACTTAAGCCCAAGCCCACAAATATTAAAGCAAAACCCGAATAAATCAAGAGATAGATTCTGAGATAATCCACTGATATTCTTAATATTCTCTAACTCGCCAAACTTGATCGCTCTTGACAATAGATGAACATCAAACAAATCAAGTTAACTtcgaaataaaatatttcaactcCTGCTGTAACATAACATGTATCCATGGTGTTAAAGGAAAGTTTACTAATGTGAAAATTAAAAGGGCATCACGAACTGGGGCCAATTTTTGTATCAAGCACAAAACACTATCCGCAAagatacaacattttttttggaGAATGGAACATCAAGCAACTCAGTTGGAAACAATATAATAACACTTCACCACATAGTGGCTATGTAAACTCAACTCAGCACACAGTCTGAGCAGAAAACattacatttatttgaaatccTGATGGGCTCAAAGAAAGTGATCTAAATTCTTGACTGTTTGGCAAGCTTGAACCACTCAGTATGGTAAGAGCCCTCTATGTCAACCCTTTCATATGTATGAGCACCAAAGTAGTCACGCTGAGCTTGCACCAAATTAGCAGGCGAACTTTCCCTGCTGTAACTGTCAAAATAATTAAGGCTAGCAGACATACCTGGAGTGCTGATTCTAGAATTGACAGCAAGGCAA comes from the Phaseolus vulgaris cultivar G19833 chromosome 8, P. vulgaris v2.0, whole genome shotgun sequence genome and includes:
- the LOC137824471 gene encoding protein SOB FIVE-LIKE 3-like, which translates into the protein MDSFKQIWGGAEGCSSSESGWTMYIASPMQEDDAGCSNENYGYHDIYGENRRKKQGAKVDDAESDDSMASDASSGPVHYHHAYGHSQTSHGTAASKKDKQDHGSKCSKKNANKQEKKRVDSRSKK